CTGCAATAGCAATTTCACTGTAGAGGCTAAAATCTCCTTCTTCAAAATCTATACCTGCATAATGTCTGGTAAATGGGTTTAGTGCAGTAACATTAGAATGTTCTAAGGCAAAATTGAGATTCAAGTCTGGTATTTCTTTAATAATATTTACGTTTCCGTCTAGTTTTACATTTCCACCACCAATAGAGATACCTGTGGCTGTTACTGGCGAAGGCAATACACGTTCTTTTTCTACTACATTACGCAGATTGCTTGCAGTAAGGTGAATTTTATCAATATGAATATCAATGTTTGGGTCGCTGTCTAATTCAACAAAGGCAAATTTGCCGTCAAAAACTTCAAACTTGTTTATTTCTAGCGGGACAATATCGGTAAGAGCTTTGGTCCAGTCGTCTATATTTGCTTTACCCTCTACAGGTGTAGTTTCCTGGTCTTCTAGAATATAGATTACCTCAGGGCTAGTCATAATTATTTCTGCTACTATGCTACCATCAAAAAGTGCGCCCCATTCGATAGAGATATCTGTTTTAGGAAAATTTAAAAAAGGTACTTGGGTATCTGCGTCTACTTTGTCTAAATACATTCCTTCTACAACATAAGCCCCACGATAAAGAGCCATGTCTACATCTTCTACTTGGCCGTAGTATCCTGGAATGTCTGCTAGTACCTCGTTTATGTAGTCTTTCACCCAATACGGAAGGTATATTCTTGCCGCAATTAATAACGCCAAAATAATTATAGGGATTGTATACCGCTTCTTCTTATATGCCTTTCGCTTGTTCTTAGTCATTATATCTTTCTCTGTATCACAAAATTGAAAGAATACCGACTAATATTGAGTTAAGGGAGTCATAAAAAAGCCCAGTCTTATGGACTGGGCTAAAATTATATTATGTAGATACTATTAGTAATACGTATATCTTCTAACATTAGAAATATACTTTGCCAATCTAATTACCTGATGGCTGTACCCGTATTCATTATCGTACCATACGTATAAAACAGCGTTTTTTCCATCTGCAGCAACTATTGTTGCATTGCTATCAAAGATTGAGGGTGCCGAAGAACCAACAATATCGCTTGACACAAGTTCATTATTGAGGCTGTATTTTATTTGTTCTACTAGGTTGCCCTCTAATGCATACTTTTTCATGATAGCGTTAATACCATCGATTGAAGTTTTTGCTTCAAGTTCAAGTTTTAAAATAGCCAATGATCCATTAGGAACAGGCACTCGTATGGCATTTGAGGTAAGCTTTCCTTCAAAAGAAGGTAGTGCCTTACTTACAGCCTGACCAGCTCCAGTTTCGGTAATAACCATGTTAAGCGCGGCCGCACGACCACGTCTGTATTTTTTATGCATGTTATCTACCAAGTTTTGATCGTTGGTATATGCATGAATAGTTTCTAAATGTCCTTGTACTACGCCAAAGCTATCTTCTATTGCTTTTAAAACTGGTGTGATTGCATTGGTTGTACATGACGCCGCAGAGAATATATTAACCTTTGCAGGATCGTGCTCTTCATGATTTACACCATGAACAATATTCGGTACATTTTTTCCAGGAGCTGTTAATAATACTTTGCTCGCTCCATTTGGTACAAGGTGACGTGCCAAGGCAACATCATCTCTAAAGGCACCTGTATTGTCTATAATTAGCGCGTCGTTAATTCCATAGTCTGTATAGTCTATATCTTCTGGCTGATTCGCAGAGATTATATGTACAGTCGTACCATTAATAATTAGTGCTTTGTTTTCAACATCTACACTAACAGTTCCTAAAAAATCACCATGAACCGAGTCGTATTGTAATAAAGATGCTCTTTTTTCTAGCACTGTTTGATCTACATTTCCTCTAGTTACGATAGCACGAAGGCGCATTTGGTTTCCTTTACCAGTACGTGTCATTAACTCACGTGCCAATAATCTACCAATACGTCCGAAGCCATATAAAACCACATCTTTTGGAGTTATATCTTTTACGTCCTTAGCATCTTTTAGTTTGTCTGAAACAAATGCTAAAGCGTTCTCGTATTGATTGTCTTCTAGGTGATACTCATAGGTTAGTTTTCCTATGTCTAGTTTTGCTGGAGGAAGATCTAGTGTTTGAATTGCCTGAGCAATCTCTACACTATCGAAGATTGAAATTGGTTTTTGAACAAATTCGCCCGCATATTCGTGTAAGTTTAAAATTTCACTCACGTTACGGTCGATTAGTTGATTGCGAAAAAGCACGAGTTCAATCGACTTATCGTACCAAAGGTCGCTAACGGTTTTAATAAATTCTACGGAAGCCTTACGGCGATCGGTTTGAAAAGACAGTTCTTTTTCATAAACGTCATCAAAACTCATAGTGGTTGTTTTTTAGAGGCCCCTTTTTGTTGAACAGGGCGGGTTTAAATTTGGGTGCAAAAATACAGATTTTTACGCTCTTATAGAAGTATATTTATAAATAAACACCCCATCACTAATTAAAGTTTAGGGGTGTTTGTATTTAACAGAATAATTATGATTATTCTACCTAAATATGTATGAATTTAGTTGGCCATTACCATCGACAAAGGTCAATTTTACAGCTTCTCCAAATCCGCCAGTTCTCATAATTTGTTTTACGTCGTCAATATTGCTAACATCTTTATCGTTTACTTTTACAATAATTGCCCCTTTAAGCACCGCTAGATCTTGCGATTGCGTATCTGAAACCACAACGCCATTTTCTACACCAAATGCTTTTAGTTGTGCCCGATTGGCGTTTCGTATTTCTAGTCCTGTGTCTTCAATAGTAAATGTTTCAAGTTTAATAAGGGTAACAGGTATAGTTTTATTATTTCCGTTTCGCACAACAGTTACATCTACCACATCATCTGGTCTTTTTGAACCTAAATAGCCAACAAGGTCAGAGAATTTCGCCACTTTATAACCATCGATATTTTTTATAATATCTCCTTTTTTTAGTCCGCCTTTATCGGCACCACTTCCTTTTTCAATATCTGCAATGTATACGCCTTCGGAAATATCTACTCCTTGTCGCTGCGCGAGTTTAGTATTTATGGTAGAAATTCCTAGAATACCGCGTTGCACGTTTCCAAATTCCATGATGTCTTCTATCACTTTTCTAGCGTTGTTGCTAGGTACAGCGAAAGAATACCCTACATAACTTCCCGTTTCCGAAGTAATGGCTGTGTTAATACCTACTAATTCGCCCCGTGTGTTTACCAAGGCTCCTCCACTGTTTCCGCGATTAACGGCGGCATCGGTTTGGATAAACGATTGCGGATTGCGGTCAAATTCGTTTAAGTCACGTGCTTTTGCGCTCACAATACCAGCTGTAACAGTAGATGTAAGGTTAAACGGATTCCCAACGGCGAGTACCCATTCTCCAATTTTTATCTCGTTGCTATCGCCAAACGGAACATATGGAAATTCGTCATTACTATCTAGTTTAATTAAAGCAATATCGGTCTTAGGGTCTGTGCCAACCAGTTCTGCATTATACGTTCTGTTATCGTTTAAAGTAACCTGCAATTGTGCGGCATTTTCGATTACGTGATTATTGGTTACTATGTAACCGTCTGGTGAAATAATAACACCACTACCTGAACCAACAACAGGTTTGCTTTTACCACCACCATAAAAATATTCCATCATATTAGAGGGGCGACGATTTGTAGTTGTGTTTTGAACATGTACCACGGCATGTACTGTTCTTTCTGCAGCATCTGTGAAATCGGTATTTATCGCAGCCGAATTTACCCCAGCGTAGTTTGTGGGTATAAATGAAGATTCGTTTTGAGTGACGTAAGCTGTCGGTGTGTCAGATTCAACAAAAAACTTGTATCCTCCTAAAGTTACTGCTCCTGCGATTAGAGCAACCATGAATAATTTAGCAGTCTGTTTCATACGTTTTTCTTTTAATTATAATTTAGTAACACTTTTAAGACGATACTATTGTAGTAACATTTCGTATTTAACGCACATTTAACAGCTATAAAATATGATGACACGCCGCCGCAATTTGTACATTTGCAGTCATGACCATTCAGTTCTATAAATATCAAGGTACGGGCAACGATTTTATACTTGTAGATAATCGTCTGTTACAATTCCCCAAAAACAATACCAAATTGGTGGCACAATTATGTGACCGAAAATTTGGCATAGGAGCAGACGGACTCATATTGCTTGAGCGTCATGAGACGGCAGATTTCACAATGATATACTATAATTCTGACGGAAATAGTAGTAGCATGTGTGGCAACGGGGGTCGATGTATTGTTCATTTCGCTAATTTTCTGGGTTTAATTGAAAATGAAACTCATTTTGAAGCCGTCGATGGTATGCATGAGGCGTTGCTTAAAGACGGGCTTGTACACCTAAAAATGACAGATGTATTTAAAGTTTCCGAAGAAAAAGAACATACGTTTGTAGATACAGGTTCGCCCCATCATGTACAATTTGTCACCAATCTTGAAAGGTATGATGTGTTTAAGGAGGGTAGGCAAATTAGGAATAACCTGTACGGAAGCGCTGGAGCTAATGTGAATTTTGTTGAAAAACTTGCAGCAAACACGTTTGCCGTGCGAACATACGAGCGTGGAGTGGAAGACGAAACACTGTCGTGTGGTACCGGAGTTACTGCTGTGGCTATTGCAATGCATGCAGGAGGAAACGCCACCTTAGATAAAATTACATTACAACAACCTGGCGGCGAATTGTACGTTACATTTACTGAAGCTGAAGGTGTCTACACTTCCATTTATTTAATTGGTCCAGCTACACAGGTTTTTAATGGAGCTATTACAATTTAAATGAAAACGCTAAAAGGAGAACATATAAGTTTAAGAGCATTAGAATCATCTGATTTAGAGTTTTTGTATGCGTTAGAGAATGATGAAGGATTATGGGAAATTAGTAATACTACGCAACCGTATTCTAAATATGTACTACAACAATATTTAGACAATGCGCATAGAGATATTTATGAAGTAAAACAATTACGTCTTGTAATTTGTGCTGAAGAAGACAACCGACCCATTGGTTTTGTAGATTTGTTCGATTTTGAACCAAAGCATCGAAGAGCAGGAGTAGGAATTGTTGTTTTTAACCCTGAAGATAGGGGTAAAGGTATGGCAATGGAAGCATTAGAACTGTTGCAAAAATATGCTGCGGTACATTTAAATTTGCATCAGTTGTACGCGAATATTACCAATGATAATCAGAAAAGTATCGAATTGTTCGAAAAAGTTGGGTATAAGAAAGCGGGTGTAAAGAAAGATTGGATTCTAGCTAACGGTAAGTATAAAGACGAATGGTTGTATCAACTCATCTTAGAAAAATAAATAATAAGGTAAAGGGATTATGTATATAAAGAAAATTCTCATCGCAATTGTGTTGCTCGGACTGGTAGGAATGGCAATTTTTTCGTGGTATGTGTATACTACAGTTTTTACGCCTAACACTGCTTTTAATAATACAGAAGCCCATATTTATATACCAACTAATGCGTCTTTTGCAGAGGTGGTTGAGGAAGTAGAGCCTTTGCTTGAAGATGTAGAAAGTTTTGTGGCGGTGGCCAATAGAAAAGGGTATGCAACTAACGTAAAGCCTGGACATTATGTTATTAAGAATGGGATGTCTAATAATGACATCATTAATAGTATTCGCAGCGGCAATATTCCAATTAAAGTGAAATTTAATAACCAGGAACGTTTAGAAAATTTAGCAGGAGCCATTGCCAATCAGATTGAAGCAGATAGTCTTTCCTTATTGAGAGCTATGAAGGATGAGGTTTTCTTAGAAGCGCAAAAGTTTGATACCGCAACAGCCCTTGCTATGTATGTACCTAATACATACGAAGTCTATTGGAACACTTCTGCTGAAGGGTTTCGTGATAAAATGGCTTCAGAATATAAGCGTTTTTGGAATGCAGAACGAATTGGAAAAGCGGCTGCATTAAAAATGACGCCAACAGAGGTGATTTCTTTGGCGGCTATCGTTCAGAAAGAAACGGCAAAGGTAGATGAGCGGAAACGAGTGGCTGGAGTGTACATGAATAGATTGAGTCGCGGAATGTTATTACAAGCAGACCCTACGGTGATTTATGCCAAAAAGCGAGCAGAAAATGATTTTGATCAAATTATTAAAAGAGTCCTATATGCAGATCTTGAATTAGATTCTCCATACAACACATATAAATATGCTGGTGTGCCGCCTGGCCCTATCGCCATGCCTGATATTACTGCTATAGACGCTGTATTAAATTATGAAAAGCACGACTATTTGTATTTTGTGGCAAATGTTCAGAATTTTGGATATCATAAATTTGCAAAAACGCTTTCTCAACACAATAGAAACAAAGCCGAATACGTACGATGGATCTCCCAACAGGGGGTGAATAGGTAGTATAGACGGGTTTCTTCTTTGTTTCGTTAAACCTTTATTAATCCTACGGTTAAAGAGTGTTAATAGCTCTAAATCTATCGGTATATGTAGTATATTGATTTCAATGTTCTTTGATAATAAAGAACACGAAAATATTTAGTTCATTGACGTACAGATTTCATAAAGCCTTTTAGCAAGCATGAATTTGCTAGCTACACTTTTATGTTTGTTTTAGGTAATTTCCTACTAGCACGAAGCTAGCGGGCAATAATTATAAACTAAAATAAATAGAACATGATAAATCGTTTTATGAAATTGTCTGTGCTGCTCCTACTTGTGGCTTTTGCCATTGTAGGTTTTTCACCTAAGAAAACAGTGAAACGTAATAGCAGTTCTATATTTATCTCAAATATTGCAGGAGAGCTAGCCTATGTTCCTAATGCATATGAGGTAATTATGAACCCAAGTGAGGATGTTCCTTTTCTTGGGAAGTCATTTCTTGGTTTTAGTGAAGACCTCGGCTTTAGTGAAAGCAGTGGTAATTATAAGGCTGTGAACAGACTTGGATACATGGGCAAATATCAGTTTGGCCGTTCTGCCCTTTCATGGGTAGGCGTGAAGAGTAAAAGAAACTTTTTGAACAATCCAGACTTGCAAGAAGAAGCATTTTCAACATTAATTTCTTTGAACAAGTTTGTTCTGAAAGATTATATTACTCAATACGTAGGCGAGAATATAGCTGGTGTTGTTGTAACCGAATCTGGAATTATTGCAGCAGCCCATTTGGGAGGTGCTGGAAATGTTATAAAATTTCTAGAATCTAAAGGGGATACAATTTTTGCAGACGCAAATAATATCCCTATCACAAAGTACATGATTAACTTTGGGGGCTACGATCTAGCCTCGATTCTCCCCGATGCAAACGCAAGAGTGACACTATAATTATTGAAAAAGTTGAGTTGACAAGCTCAACTTTTTTCATTTTAGGATGTTCATAACTTAGTTCATTGTTTTTTAGGGGATTATCAATTTAAAGTCTATTTCATTGTTAATTTCACTTCTGGTAACAAGAACTACTACGAGTATGAAAAAAAGCCAAAAATCGCCTTTAACATTTTTTAACACCCTGAATATCAAAATTGTAAAATAAGTTGTACTTTTGCACGCTGAAATTGAGGTGGGACTTTACCTACCAAAATTCAATATAGAAATGAAAGTAAAATTTATACGAATTGGTATCCTATTGTTTGCAGTACTGTTTATTGCAACAGGATTTTCATTCAGAAAGAAAAAGGAAGTTTCTCTTTTTTCTACTGAAGGGTTAGAGCTTTATTTTCACGTACCTACACAAGATGAGGTACTAGAAAGTACACCGCTAGTTACTGAAAACTATAATTTGTTTCTTGGAAAAACCTATGTTGGGTTTCGAGAAGCATTGGGGTTTAAAGAATCTAGAGGAGATTACAGTATTATAAATGAGTTTGGTTATCTAGGGAAATATCAGTTTAATATTAATACCCTAAAAATGGTTGGCGTCTATAGCGCAGATCGTTTTATGAACGATGCCAAGTTGCAAGAAGCCGCATTTAGTGCCTATACGTCTAGAAATAAATGGATTTTACGACGTGATATTAAACGCTATGTTGGAAGAACCATTGGTGGCGTTCGCGTAACCGAGTCAGGTATTCTTGCTGCAGCTCATTTAGCAGGTGCTGGTAATGTGAAAAAATACCTTAGAAGTGGTGGTGCTGAAGGTTTCAGCGATGCCTTTGGTACTTCTATTGGATATTATCTTAAGAAATTTTCTGGGTATGATACTTCGTTTATCAAGCCAAATCAGAAAGCAAAAGTACGCGTGTAATAAGCGCTTATTTTTGAATAATAAATATAGTGGGTCTCTTATTGAGATCCACTTTTTGTTTACTCCAAACCGAAGCTGGTAAAGTTTTTATATACTCTGTTGGCAAGGTGATATCGCAAGCAACACATATTTGGGTGTCTGCTTGTACTGTTGAAAGAATACTCTCTAACAGTTGGTTGTTTCGGTAAGGCGTTTCAATAAATAGTTGCGATTGATTACGTTCTGCAGATAATCGCTCCAGTCTTTTTATTTCAAGCCTACGCTCACGCTTGTCAATAGGGAGATAACCGTTAAAAGCAAAATTCTGACCGTTAAGTCCGCTACCCATCAATGCCAACAAAATAGAAGAAGGGCCCACCAACGGAACCACTTTTATGTTTTGTCGGTGCGCAGCTGCCACCACTAATGCCCCTGGGTCTGCAACTCCAGGACAACCTGCATCACTAAGAACACCTACATCAAACCCAGCATGACAAGGGGCAAGCATAGCCGGTGTTTCACTTTCGTCGGTGAATTTATTAATAAGACTTATTTGTAAGTCAGGCTGCGATTTACGAGGTGAGATGCTTTTAATGAAACTACGCACATTTTTCTCGTGTTCTGCAATGTAATGGTCAATTTCTTCAACGGCCTTTTTAACCAATAAGGGTAGTACTTCAAGGGGTGGTGTGTCACCCAATGTACATGGTATTAAATATAAATTACCTTTTTTTGCTTCCATGGTAAAGTCTATTTTACCACTAATTTTTTTACAAACGTCTGGTTATTGTCGGTAGTTCCTTTCAATAAATAAATACCCTGCGATAAGCCGGCTACATTAATAGAAATGTTTGCTGCTGAAATATTAGATTCAGATAGTAACACACTACCTTTCATGTCCATTATGGCAAAACTCGATAAGAGGTCGTTGCTGAGTAATAAGTTTACTTCATTTTCGGCTGGGTTTGGATATAACTTAAAATCATTTGTGTTAAACTCATCAACTCCGATGATTGGTTTATCTTCGACGATACGAGAAATTGCTCCGCTATAGTTAACGATAAAAAGCTCATCTTCATTATTTACGCCAAAGGCCGACCAGTTTCCTCCAAACGTTCCGAGGTTGTTAAAATTGTTAGCGCTATCTACCGTACCAATAACTCCAGTTCCAAAATCGGCGAAAAAATAGTACCCTTGTAGTGAGGGCTGCAAGGTACCATTGTACACATAACCTCCAGTGATTGAAAACCCTACAGAGTGTGGATATTCTGCTACTGGAAACGTAAGTGTGCTACTAGGAGGGCATGTTGTTGGAGCCCCCGCGAACGGACTGCTACCTTCAAAACAATTCCACCCGTAGTTAAGTCCATCTTCGCTGGCACCTGCTTTATTTATCTCTTCAATGGCGTTCTGTCCAACATCGGCTATCCAAAGATCATCTGTGGCACTATCGAACGAAAATTTCCAAGCATTTCTTAAGCCATATG
This Rasiella rasia DNA region includes the following protein-coding sequences:
- a CDS encoding SAM-dependent methyltransferase, which encodes MEAKKGNLYLIPCTLGDTPPLEVLPLLVKKAVEEIDHYIAEHEKNVRSFIKSISPRKSQPDLQISLINKFTDESETPAMLAPCHAGFDVGVLSDAGCPGVADPGALVVAAAHRQNIKVVPLVGPSSILLALMGSGLNGQNFAFNGYLPIDKRERRLEIKRLERLSAERNQSQLFIETPYRNNQLLESILSTVQADTQICVACDITLPTEYIKTLPASVWSKQKVDLNKRPTIFIIQK
- the mltG gene encoding endolytic transglycosylase MltG — its product is MYIKKILIAIVLLGLVGMAIFSWYVYTTVFTPNTAFNNTEAHIYIPTNASFAEVVEEVEPLLEDVESFVAVANRKGYATNVKPGHYVIKNGMSNNDIINSIRSGNIPIKVKFNNQERLENLAGAIANQIEADSLSLLRAMKDEVFLEAQKFDTATALAMYVPNTYEVYWNTSAEGFRDKMASEYKRFWNAERIGKAAALKMTPTEVISLAAIVQKETAKVDERKRVAGVYMNRLSRGMLLQADPTVIYAKKRAENDFDQIIKRVLYADLELDSPYNTYKYAGVPPGPIAMPDITAIDAVLNYEKHDYLYFVANVQNFGYHKFAKTLSQHNRNKAEYVRWISQQGVNR
- a CDS encoding trypsin-like peptidase domain-containing protein, with the translated sequence MKQTAKLFMVALIAGAVTLGGYKFFVESDTPTAYVTQNESSFIPTNYAGVNSAAINTDFTDAAERTVHAVVHVQNTTTNRRPSNMMEYFYGGGKSKPVVGSGSGVIISPDGYIVTNNHVIENAAQLQVTLNDNRTYNAELVGTDPKTDIALIKLDSNDEFPYVPFGDSNEIKIGEWVLAVGNPFNLTSTVTAGIVSAKARDLNEFDRNPQSFIQTDAAVNRGNSGGALVNTRGELVGINTAITSETGSYVGYSFAVPSNNARKVIEDIMEFGNVQRGILGISTINTKLAQRQGVDISEGVYIADIEKGSGADKGGLKKGDIIKNIDGYKVAKFSDLVGYLGSKRPDDVVDVTVVRNGNNKTIPVTLIKLETFTIEDTGLEIRNANRAQLKAFGVENGVVVSDTQSQDLAVLKGAIIVKVNDKDVSNIDDVKQIMRTGGFGEAVKLTFVDGNGQLNSYIFR
- a CDS encoding peptidoglycan-binding protein LysM, producing the protein MKVKFIRIGILLFAVLFIATGFSFRKKKEVSLFSTEGLELYFHVPTQDEVLESTPLVTENYNLFLGKTYVGFREALGFKESRGDYSIINEFGYLGKYQFNINTLKMVGVYSADRFMNDAKLQEAAFSAYTSRNKWILRRDIKRYVGRTIGGVRVTESGILAAAHLAGAGNVKKYLRSGGAEGFSDAFGTSIGYYLKKFSGYDTSFIKPNQKAKVRV
- a CDS encoding GNAT family N-acetyltransferase, coding for MKTLKGEHISLRALESSDLEFLYALENDEGLWEISNTTQPYSKYVLQQYLDNAHRDIYEVKQLRLVICAEEDNRPIGFVDLFDFEPKHRRAGVGIVVFNPEDRGKGMAMEALELLQKYAAVHLNLHQLYANITNDNQKSIELFEKVGYKKAGVKKDWILANGKYKDEWLYQLILEK
- the dapF gene encoding diaminopimelate epimerase codes for the protein MTIQFYKYQGTGNDFILVDNRLLQFPKNNTKLVAQLCDRKFGIGADGLILLERHETADFTMIYYNSDGNSSSMCGNGGRCIVHFANFLGLIENETHFEAVDGMHEALLKDGLVHLKMTDVFKVSEEKEHTFVDTGSPHHVQFVTNLERYDVFKEGRQIRNNLYGSAGANVNFVEKLAANTFAVRTYERGVEDETLSCGTGVTAVAIAMHAGGNATLDKITLQQPGGELYVTFTEAEGVYTSIYLIGPATQVFNGAITI
- a CDS encoding glyceraldehyde-3-phosphate dehydrogenase, with amino-acid sequence MSFDDVYEKELSFQTDRRKASVEFIKTVSDLWYDKSIELVLFRNQLIDRNVSEILNLHEYAGEFVQKPISIFDSVEIAQAIQTLDLPPAKLDIGKLTYEYHLEDNQYENALAFVSDKLKDAKDVKDITPKDVVLYGFGRIGRLLARELMTRTGKGNQMRLRAIVTRGNVDQTVLEKRASLLQYDSVHGDFLGTVSVDVENKALIINGTTVHIISANQPEDIDYTDYGINDALIIDNTGAFRDDVALARHLVPNGASKVLLTAPGKNVPNIVHGVNHEEHDPAKVNIFSAASCTTNAITPVLKAIEDSFGVVQGHLETIHAYTNDQNLVDNMHKKYRRGRAAALNMVITETGAGQAVSKALPSFEGKLTSNAIRVPVPNGSLAILKLELEAKTSIDGINAIMKKYALEGNLVEQIKYSLNNELVSSDIVGSSAPSIFDSNATIVAADGKNAVLYVWYDNEYGYSHQVIRLAKYISNVRRYTYY
- a CDS encoding PQQ-dependent sugar dehydrogenase, with protein sequence MKQITTLLLVFATTISFAQDILLEPYASGFDDPIELKNAGDDRLFVVEQGGTIKIIDGSGTTLPTPFLDISGQVACCGERGLLGLAFHPNYATNGFFFVNYTVNVGGILTTQVSRFSVDPGDPNSALSGSELKIIDYEQPFSNHNGGCIAFGQDGYLYISSGDGGSGGDPGDRAQNTELLLGKLLRIDIDNTVGSTNYSIPADNPFAGDPSKAQEIWAYGLRNAWKFSFDSATDDLWIADVGQNAIEEINKAGASEDGLNYGWNCFEGSSPFAGAPTTCPPSSTLTFPVAEYPHSVGFSITGGYVYNGTLQPSLQGYYFFADFGTGVIGTVDSANNFNNLGTFGGNWSAFGVNNEDELFIVNYSGAISRIVEDKPIIGVDEFNTNDFKLYPNPAENEVNLLLSNDLLSSFAIMDMKGSVLLSESNISAANISINVAGLSQGIYLLKGTTDNNQTFVKKLVVK
- a CDS encoding DUF748 domain-containing protein — protein: MTKNKRKAYKKKRYTIPIIILALLIAARIYLPYWVKDYINEVLADIPGYYGQVEDVDMALYRGAYVVEGMYLDKVDADTQVPFLNFPKTDISIEWGALFDGSIVAEIIMTSPEVIYILEDQETTPVEGKANIDDWTKALTDIVPLEINKFEVFDGKFAFVELDSDPNIDIHIDKIHLTASNLRNVVEKERVLPSPVTATGISIGGGNVKLDGNVNIIKEIPDLNLNFALEHSNVTALNPFTRHYAGIDFEEGDFSLYSEIAIADGYLKGYIKPLLKDSKLIGKEDGFLGVLWEGLVGFFKFILKNQGTNTIATKVPIEGDLNNTKAGVWATVFNIFENAWISAFKGDVDDDIEFEDAFNDSNLTKKEKRELRKKQREKKREARKNDTTDGLLKRIFDGAEDEDKNDDN